A genomic region of Gemmata massiliana contains the following coding sequences:
- a CDS encoding leucine-rich repeat domain-containing protein, which yields MRTLLTSFLVFGLTSLALAQPSKPTADEQKAIDAIVKLGGTAEIDPKLPEKGRVSAKFEAGADAALVALKKYPQIGSVDVFDASKCTDKAFAALKDLPNLRRLVLSKSNLTVARVNAIAQCVGLYELRIPNAGLTDTEMVGLKKLTLLEALDISENPQVTDKGMATVKALERLQALYLSKTGVGDKGLLELKVLDGLRTLYAGSTKITADGAEKFADDMPNLRTVRR from the coding sequence GTGCGTACCCTACTAACTTCATTCCTCGTGTTCGGTCTCACTTCTTTGGCCCTGGCGCAACCGTCGAAGCCCACCGCCGACGAGCAGAAAGCGATCGACGCCATTGTGAAACTCGGTGGGACGGCCGAGATCGACCCCAAGTTGCCCGAAAAGGGGCGCGTTTCGGCGAAGTTCGAGGCCGGGGCCGACGCTGCTTTAGTGGCGCTCAAGAAGTACCCCCAAATCGGCTCGGTCGATGTATTCGACGCCTCAAAATGTACCGACAAGGCGTTCGCCGCACTCAAAGACTTACCCAACTTGCGCCGGTTGGTTCTCAGCAAATCCAACCTGACGGTGGCCCGCGTCAACGCGATTGCACAGTGCGTGGGCCTGTACGAACTGCGAATTCCCAACGCAGGGCTGACCGATACGGAAATGGTCGGCCTAAAAAAGCTCACACTCCTCGAAGCGCTCGACATTTCCGAAAACCCGCAGGTCACTGACAAGGGGATGGCGACGGTCAAAGCCCTGGAGCGGCTCCAGGCGCTGTACCTCTCCAAAACCGGTGTTGGAGACAAAGGGCTGCTCGAATTGAAAGTACTGGACGGGCTGCGCACGCTCTACGCTGGTTCGACCAAGATCACCGCGGACGGGGCCGAGAAGTTCGCCGACGACATGCCCAACCTGCGCACCGTGCGCCGGTAA
- a CDS encoding DUF6931 family protein: MTTPTTTPRPTRLATDVAKTLALSEPAKALINPAHTPRQFFDVLAAQPELAEDAIRFLAAALPKRESVWWALGCVRTAFPKPAPEAIRAIATADAWVKEPTEANRRACGDAASAANYGTAPGCLAAAAFWSGGSLAPPHLAVVPPRDDLTATAVAAAILLAATVDVTRIPENYAQSLAQGADIASGKARL, from the coding sequence ATGACTACGCCCACCACCACGCCGCGCCCCACCCGACTCGCGACCGATGTCGCGAAGACGCTGGCACTGTCCGAACCCGCGAAAGCGCTAATCAACCCGGCGCACACCCCGCGACAGTTCTTTGACGTACTCGCGGCCCAACCCGAGTTGGCCGAAGACGCGATCCGCTTCCTGGCCGCCGCGCTCCCGAAGCGCGAAAGTGTGTGGTGGGCACTCGGATGCGTGCGCACCGCGTTCCCCAAGCCGGCACCCGAAGCGATCCGGGCGATTGCAACTGCCGATGCGTGGGTGAAAGAACCGACCGAAGCCAACCGGCGCGCCTGTGGCGACGCAGCATCGGCGGCCAACTACGGAACCGCTCCGGGGTGCCTCGCGGCGGCGGCGTTCTGGTCCGGAGGGAGCCTCGCGCCACCGCACCTTGCAGTAGTGCCACCGCGCGATGACCTCACCGCGACCGCCGTGGCCGCAGCCATACTGCTCGCAGCCACCGTTGACGTGACGCGCATACCAGAGAACTACGCCCAGTCCCTCGCACAGGGCGCCGACATTGCGTCAGGTAAAGCACGTCTCTGA
- a CDS encoding c-type cytochrome, with amino-acid sequence MTRLLATLALLVPCASTFAAENDVPASGKKPHATEQISPAERGYQALTQTAFIPAFWTQNVIPNAWKQWGATEKPTNYTTAVLERYGLHSAPYANDGLPMGLRKASRVLNTGVGIDCMLCHASSIDGKSVIGLGNSALDVQALFEDFAKVDGLSGKLPFTFSNVRGTTEAGGFGVYLLGFRNPDLTLRTPRKELGLRDDLCEDVPAWWLMKKKKTIYHAGTTDSRSVRTLMQFMMHPLTTPKDFEKHEPAFRDIQQYLISLEPPKYPYPIDEAKAVKGKALFNQNCATCHGTYGEKWTYPNKVIPLDEIGTDPTRHKGIDVTYGKEYSESWFGKEKNGWFVNGLPLRATAGYQAPPLDGIWATAPYFHNGSVPTLNGVLNSKARPKRYTRSFKTDEAAYDKVNVGWKVTELRDPPSEKLSPHEARKIYDTSKPGRSNGGHTYGDDLTDEQRAQVIEYLKTL; translated from the coding sequence ATGACACGGTTGCTCGCCACGCTCGCACTACTCGTCCCCTGCGCCTCGACGTTCGCCGCCGAGAATGATGTACCGGCATCAGGTAAGAAACCGCACGCGACCGAGCAAATCAGTCCCGCCGAACGCGGGTACCAAGCGCTCACACAAACGGCGTTCATCCCCGCGTTCTGGACGCAGAACGTCATCCCGAATGCGTGGAAGCAGTGGGGCGCGACCGAAAAGCCCACGAACTACACCACGGCCGTCCTCGAACGCTACGGGCTACACTCTGCCCCCTACGCGAACGACGGGTTGCCGATGGGTCTGCGTAAAGCGAGCCGCGTGCTGAACACCGGTGTCGGAATCGACTGCATGTTGTGCCACGCGAGTTCGATTGACGGCAAAAGTGTCATCGGTCTCGGGAACTCGGCCCTCGACGTTCAAGCACTCTTCGAGGACTTCGCCAAGGTGGACGGGCTGAGCGGGAAACTACCGTTCACGTTCTCGAACGTCCGCGGCACCACCGAAGCGGGCGGGTTCGGCGTGTACCTGCTCGGGTTCCGCAACCCAGACCTCACTCTCCGTACCCCACGCAAGGAACTCGGGTTACGTGACGATCTGTGTGAGGACGTACCGGCGTGGTGGTTGATGAAGAAGAAAAAAACCATCTACCACGCGGGTACGACGGATTCGCGCTCGGTACGCACACTCATGCAGTTCATGATGCACCCGCTCACAACACCGAAAGACTTCGAGAAACACGAACCGGCCTTCCGCGACATTCAGCAGTACCTCATCAGCCTCGAACCGCCGAAGTACCCGTACCCGATCGATGAAGCCAAAGCCGTGAAGGGCAAAGCGCTCTTCAACCAAAACTGCGCGACGTGTCACGGCACTTACGGTGAAAAGTGGACGTACCCCAACAAGGTGATCCCGCTCGATGAGATTGGCACCGACCCGACGCGGCACAAGGGCATCGACGTCACCTACGGCAAGGAGTACTCCGAATCGTGGTTCGGGAAGGAGAAGAACGGCTGGTTCGTGAATGGGCTTCCGCTGCGTGCAACAGCGGGCTACCAGGCTCCTCCACTCGACGGCATCTGGGCCACGGCCCCGTACTTCCACAACGGCAGTGTTCCCACGCTCAACGGCGTGTTGAACTCCAAAGCCCGCCCGAAGCGCTACACGCGGAGCTTCAAAACGGACGAAGCTGCCTACGACAAAGTGAACGTGGGGTGGAAGGTAACCGAGTTGCGCGACCCGCCGAGCGAGAAGTTGTCACCGCACGAAGCGCGCAAGATTTACGACACGTCGAAACCGGGCCGGAGCAACGGGGGCCACACCTACGGCGACGACCTCACGGACGAACAACGCGCTCAGGTGATCGAGTACCTGAAGACCTTGTAG
- a CDS encoding cupin domain-containing protein: protein MIADDVIRLLQLQPHPVEGGYFRETYRSTATLPASALPAHNADRSVSTAIYYLLKPGHVSELHVLPGDEVFHFYLGSPVRMLQLWPDGSGREVVLGADITAGQIPQTVVPGGVWQGTHLIGDSGFALLGCTVAPGFDYADYRSASRAELSAKWPAFTDAIQKLTPRG, encoded by the coding sequence ATGATCGCGGACGATGTGATTCGCCTATTGCAACTCCAACCGCACCCGGTCGAGGGCGGGTACTTCCGCGAAACGTACCGCTCCACCGCGACGCTCCCGGCGTCCGCGTTGCCCGCACACAACGCGGACCGCAGCGTGTCCACCGCGATCTACTACCTACTCAAACCGGGGCACGTGTCCGAACTGCACGTGCTCCCCGGCGACGAGGTGTTCCACTTCTACCTCGGGTCACCCGTGCGCATGCTGCAACTGTGGCCCGACGGCAGCGGACGCGAAGTGGTTCTCGGTGCAGACATTACGGCGGGGCAAATTCCGCAAACCGTGGTGCCCGGTGGTGTGTGGCAGGGCACGCACCTGATCGGCGACAGTGGGTTCGCGCTCCTCGGTTGCACCGTCGCGCCCGGCTTCGATTATGCGGACTATCGGAGCGCGTCGCGTGCCGAACTCAGTGCGAAGTGGCCCGCGTTTACCGACGCGATTCAGAAGCTGACGCCGCGCGGTTAG
- a CDS encoding IS701 family transposase encodes MKTYTPNLDAAVLERLREYAALFAPDFPQAKPARWAGVYLHGLLTDGDRKSIEPLSHRVPLPAGLTSTDPEQALQQFVSQSPWDHEAVLRRYRAQVGATFAHPDAVFVIDTTFPKQGRHSVGVQRQYCGALGKKANCQAAVSIHYAAPMGHYPLALRLFLPESWVADAGRLKRAGVPQEHRRERTKGQIALDLLDRVRGEGLPGRVVLADAGYGVSGDFRQALADRGLHYIVGVTDEAVVFTTPPVWDRPAGRGRVGPAGGRPQSNPQLRPDSPRPVRLRDVAARTPLRRVTWRVGTKGRMSGRFAWVRVWPGFGWKRGACAGSDPVWLLIEEQADGVKYAFSNLPTGTSRLRAVRLWKSRWHVEQGYQQMKEELGLDHFEGRSWRGFHHHAAMVMLAYGFLLLERERARVERERAADGPSPRKKGSPSRR; translated from the coding sequence ATGAAGACATACACCCCGAACCTCGACGCGGCCGTTCTCGAGCGCCTGCGCGAGTACGCGGCCCTATTTGCCCCCGACTTTCCCCAGGCCAAGCCCGCACGGTGGGCCGGGGTATACCTGCACGGGCTGCTCACCGACGGCGATCGGAAAAGCATCGAACCCCTGTCCCACCGGGTACCGCTGCCCGCCGGGCTGACCAGCACGGACCCCGAACAGGCGCTCCAGCAGTTCGTGAGCCAGAGCCCGTGGGACCACGAGGCCGTCCTGCGCCGCTACCGCGCCCAAGTGGGCGCCACGTTCGCCCACCCCGACGCGGTGTTCGTGATCGACACCACGTTCCCGAAGCAAGGGCGGCACTCGGTCGGGGTGCAAAGGCAATACTGCGGGGCGCTCGGGAAGAAGGCCAATTGCCAGGCCGCGGTCTCGATCCACTACGCCGCCCCGATGGGGCACTACCCACTCGCCTTGCGGCTGTTCCTTCCCGAGTCGTGGGTGGCCGACGCCGGCCGCCTGAAGCGGGCCGGGGTGCCGCAAGAGCACCGCCGGGAGCGCACGAAGGGGCAAATCGCGCTGGACCTGTTGGACCGGGTTCGGGGCGAGGGGTTGCCGGGCCGTGTGGTCCTGGCCGACGCCGGGTACGGTGTGTCCGGGGACTTCCGTCAAGCCCTGGCCGATCGCGGGCTACACTACATCGTCGGGGTGACGGACGAGGCCGTTGTGTTCACCACCCCGCCGGTCTGGGATCGACCGGCGGGACGCGGCAGGGTCGGACCAGCCGGCGGGCGGCCGCAGTCCAACCCCCAGTTGCGGCCAGACTCGCCCCGCCCGGTCCGGTTGCGAGACGTGGCCGCCCGCACCCCGCTCCGGCGGGTGACTTGGCGCGTGGGGACGAAGGGGCGGATGTCGGGCCGGTTCGCCTGGGTGCGGGTATGGCCCGGGTTCGGGTGGAAGCGGGGTGCGTGCGCCGGTTCCGACCCGGTGTGGTTGCTAATCGAGGAGCAGGCCGACGGCGTCAAGTACGCCTTCTCGAACCTGCCGACGGGGACGAGCCGCCTGCGGGCCGTCCGCCTGTGGAAGAGCCGGTGGCATGTGGAACAGGGGTACCAGCAGATGAAGGAGGAGTTGGGTCTGGACCACTTCGAGGGGCGCTCGTGGCGCGGGTTCCACCACCACGCCGCGATGGTTATGCTGGCTTACGGGTTCCTGCTCTTGGAGCGGGAGCGTGCTCGCGTCGAACGGGAGCGGGCGGCCGACGGGCCGAGCCCGCGAAAAAAGGGGAGCCCGAGCCGCCGCTGA
- a CDS encoding nucleoside hydrolase, whose translation MPRKVLLIADPGIDTAFAVALALNDPNLEVVGLLPTAGNVSAEQATANVHTLIDVLDPPKWPKLGAALPVRYDTDGTALHGPGGLGGVTFPSATRHTLHPADKILCELAHEHPRQITVINLGPLTTLATALDRDPVLPALLDQTVVIGGCWREAGNSGPVAEFHMHLDPDAAKRVFAAELNPLLITLDSTRRLIFSPRDLLNLPNPDSRTCQFLRQIVPFGIRASSNLYGIEGFHLKDVLGTVAVAVAGCVSSESHYVDVETRGELTRGMTVIDTRPSPASAPNARVATSVAVDEVREYIQRILKAAH comes from the coding sequence ATGCCACGAAAGGTGCTCCTCATCGCCGATCCGGGGATCGACACCGCGTTCGCGGTGGCCCTGGCGCTCAACGACCCGAACCTGGAAGTCGTCGGCCTGTTGCCGACGGCCGGGAACGTGTCCGCGGAACAGGCGACCGCCAACGTCCACACGCTCATCGACGTCCTCGATCCCCCCAAGTGGCCGAAGCTCGGCGCCGCGCTGCCGGTGCGCTACGACACCGACGGCACCGCGCTCCACGGACCCGGCGGGCTGGGCGGCGTCACGTTCCCGTCGGCCACGCGGCACACGCTTCACCCGGCTGATAAGATTTTGTGCGAACTGGCACACGAACACCCGCGCCAGATCACGGTCATCAACCTCGGCCCGCTCACGACGCTCGCCACTGCTCTTGATCGCGATCCGGTTCTACCCGCGCTCCTCGATCAAACGGTCGTTATCGGCGGGTGCTGGCGGGAAGCGGGGAACTCCGGTCCGGTGGCCGAGTTCCACATGCACCTCGATCCGGACGCGGCCAAGCGCGTGTTCGCGGCCGAACTGAACCCGCTCCTCATTACCCTCGACTCCACGCGCCGGCTGATCTTCTCCCCGCGTGACCTGCTGAATTTGCCGAACCCCGATTCGCGAACATGTCAGTTCCTGCGCCAGATCGTGCCGTTCGGCATCCGGGCCAGCTCGAACCTGTACGGCATTGAGGGCTTCCACCTCAAGGACGTGCTGGGTACCGTGGCCGTGGCGGTCGCCGGGTGCGTGAGCAGCGAATCGCATTACGTGGACGTCGAGACACGCGGCGAACTGACACGCGGGATGACCGTGATCGATACCCGCCCCAGCCCCGCGTCCGCGCCGAACGCCCGCGTCGCGACCAGTGTTGCGGTAGACGAGGTCCGAGAGTACATCCAGCGCATTCTGAAGGCCGCGCATTAG
- a CDS encoding patatin-like phospholipase family protein, producing the protein MSSFLQRVGSVIFLAALLGVVATGCKSARQARRECPTPTALGMHTRDMVDVVAQAEFSAHADFKQLAARSEMVRKAALEKALKERNPNTPFREKNVLSLSGGGSFGAFSAGVLCGWTARGDRPEFDVVTGISTGALTAPFAFLGSAYDQQLKTFYTTLEAKDLYKMKPVRGLFRESLADNTPLAEKVAEVLSPQVICELAREHQKGRRLYIGTTAAESKQFVVWDIGAIACRGRPQDVKLIQQILLGSSAIPGAFPPQHITVDVDGQCVTERHIDGGVSKALFVMPPYVPPEARSKDPNADLAGTNVYFVVAGKLYADQEKIKPLALTLASKEISAMIYAQTRGDLQRYFTTGMLTGMNYYLTAIPPEYPAPTSSMAFTIPQLTGMFNEGYRITCQGVAWRRTPPGVGPGEEDNVRAGTQLTYEIRGPISRSEKGPTPFVPVPIPLSNEGIPPLPPVK; encoded by the coding sequence ATGAGCTCATTCCTGCAGCGAGTTGGCTCGGTGATATTCTTGGCGGCGCTACTCGGCGTCGTGGCAACTGGCTGCAAAAGCGCACGTCAAGCCAGACGAGAGTGCCCAACTCCTACCGCCCTCGGTATGCACACCCGCGACATGGTCGACGTGGTCGCGCAAGCCGAGTTCAGTGCCCACGCCGATTTCAAACAGCTCGCCGCTCGCTCGGAGATGGTGCGTAAAGCGGCATTGGAAAAGGCCTTAAAGGAGCGCAACCCGAACACCCCGTTCCGGGAGAAGAACGTCCTCAGTTTGTCCGGGGGCGGATCGTTCGGAGCGTTCTCGGCGGGGGTTCTGTGCGGCTGGACCGCACGCGGCGATCGCCCCGAGTTCGACGTCGTGACCGGCATCAGCACCGGCGCGCTGACAGCCCCATTCGCGTTCCTCGGGTCGGCCTACGACCAACAGTTGAAGACGTTCTACACGACCCTGGAAGCAAAAGACCTCTACAAGATGAAGCCCGTGCGCGGGCTGTTCCGCGAATCGCTTGCGGACAACACCCCGCTCGCCGAGAAGGTGGCGGAGGTGCTGTCCCCGCAGGTGATATGCGAACTGGCCCGGGAGCACCAAAAGGGTCGGCGCCTCTACATCGGCACGACCGCGGCGGAGAGCAAACAGTTCGTCGTCTGGGACATCGGGGCAATCGCCTGTCGCGGGCGCCCGCAGGACGTGAAACTCATTCAGCAAATTCTCCTCGGATCGTCCGCCATTCCGGGCGCCTTCCCGCCGCAGCACATCACGGTCGACGTGGACGGCCAGTGCGTGACGGAGCGCCACATCGACGGGGGCGTCTCGAAGGCCCTGTTCGTCATGCCGCCCTACGTGCCTCCGGAGGCACGCTCGAAAGACCCGAACGCGGACCTCGCGGGGACGAACGTGTACTTCGTCGTCGCCGGGAAGTTGTACGCCGATCAGGAGAAAATCAAGCCACTGGCGCTCACGCTGGCCAGCAAGGAAATCTCCGCGATGATCTACGCGCAAACGCGGGGCGACCTGCAGCGCTATTTCACGACCGGGATGCTGACGGGGATGAATTACTATCTGACCGCCATCCCGCCCGAGTACCCGGCCCCGACGTCGAGCATGGCGTTCACGATCCCGCAACTCACGGGCATGTTCAACGAGGGGTACCGGATCACATGCCAGGGGGTCGCGTGGCGCCGCACGCCGCCGGGCGTCGGCCCCGGCGAGGAGGACAACGTCCGGGCCGGGACACAACTGACCTATGAAATCCGCGGTCCGATATCGCGGAGCGAGAAGGGACCGACTCCCTTCGTGCCAGTTCCAATTCCACTTTCAAATGAGGGAATCCCGCCGCTCCCGCCTGTCAAGTAG